The following DNA comes from Hahella chejuensis KCTC 2396.
CAGATACAACACCATCACCCGATGGCTCACGTGGCGCACCACCGACAGGTCGTGACTGATGAACAGCAGCGACATGCCGAATTCTTTTTGCAGCTCCGTCAGCAAGTTGATGATCTGCGCCTGAATCGAGACGTCCAGCGCCGAAACCGGCTCGTCGCAGACAATCAGCTTGGGTTGCAGAATCATCGCCCGCGCGATGCCGATACGCTGGCATTGGCCGCCGGAGAATTCATGCGGATAGCGGTTGATCATCTGCGGCAACAGACCCACTTTATCCATCATCGCTTTGACTTTGTCGCGACGCTCCTGTTTGCTGAGCTGAGGATAGAACGTCATCAACGGCTCCGCGATGATGTCGCCGATGGTGCGACGGGGGTTAAGGCTGGCCAGCGGGTCCTGAAAAATGATCTGCATGGACTTGCGGTGGGGACGCATGGTTTTGCTGTCCAGCCCTGCGATGTCCTGTCCCAGCCAGACGACCTTGCCGTCCGTGGGTGAGATTAATTGCAGCACGGCGCGTCCCAGTGTGGACTTGCCGCAGCCGGACTCGCCGACGATGCCCAGTGTTTCTCCCTCGCGCACTTCAAAGGAGACCCCGTCCACCGCCTTGACGAAGCGATCGTTTTTCTTGAAAAAACCGTCGCTGCCGAGAGGGAAATGCACCTTCAGGTTGTTAACGGTCAGGATCGTTTTGCCACTGGAGACTGCGTTAGCCTCGGAGTTTGTTTGAATAGAAGATATTTGGGTCATGAAAACGACTCCAGAAGGCAGGCGCTTAATCGATTATCCCCTACTTTACGTAGTGGTGGATGGTCAAGCTTGCAGCGGTCTTGAGCGTACGGGCAACGTGGGTGGAAAGAGCATCCTTTAGGGAGATTTTGCAGGTTAGGGGGCTGCCCCGGTATTGCTTGCAAGGAAGTATGCCCAGATCCGTCCAGCCGTGGCATAGAGGCCAGCAGTCCCATGGTGTAAGGGTGTTTGGGGTTATAAAAGATTTCCCGAACGGTTCCAGACTCTACGATGCGTCCGCCGTACATGACCAACACGCGATCACATAATCCCGCTACAACGCCCAGATCATGGGTGATCATAACGATGGCGGTGTTCATTTCTCGTTTGAGGTCATTCATCAATTTGAGAATTTGCGCCTGTATAGTGACGTCCAGTGCGGTTGTAGGCTCATCAGCAATCAAAAGGTCCGGCTGACATAACAGCGCCATGGCGATCATCACTCGTTGACGCATCCCACCGGAGAACTCATGTGGGTACATATCGAATCGCTTGATAGGTTCAGGTATTCCCACTTTGCTCAGCATTTCGATGCAAACGGCGCGCGCTTCCTGCATGGAAATTCCGGTGTGCTCAATCAGTACTTCCGTAAGCTGCTTAGATACTTTTAAGAAAGGGTTCAGGGACGTCATTGGGTCTTGAAATATCAATGACATAT
Coding sequences within:
- a CDS encoding ABC transporter ATP-binding protein, whose translation is MTQISSIQTNSEANAVSSGKTILTVNNLKVHFPLGSDGFFKKNDRFVKAVDGVSFEVREGETLGIVGESGCGKSTLGRAVLQLISPTDGKVVWLGQDIAGLDSKTMRPHRKSMQIIFQDPLASLNPRRTIGDIIAEPLMTFYPQLSKQERRDKVKAMMDKVGLLPQMINRYPHEFSGGQCQRIGIARAMILQPKLIVCDEPVSALDVSIQAQIINLLTELQKEFGMSLLFISHDLSVVRHVSHRVMVLYLGKVMELADKDSIYRDPKHPYTKALISAVPIPDPDIERQKEQVVLKGDLPSPINPPSGCVFRTRCNYAESRCAEKVPVLEQTGVDHQVSCLKWKEITD
- a CDS encoding ABC transporter ATP-binding protein — translated: MQPLLEVSYLSTKFSTPDGQVNAVNDVSFQLFPGESLGIVGESGSGKTQVFMSIMGLLAENGKTSGSVRFKGQELLLMSRERLNEVRGSDMSLIFQDPMTSLNPFLKVSKQLTEVLIEHTGISMQEARAVCIEMLSKVGIPEPIKRFDMYPHEFSGGMRQRVMIAMALLCQPDLLIADEPTTALDVTIQAQILKLMNDLKREMNTAIVMITHDLGVVAGLCDRVLVMYGGRIVESGTVREIFYNPKHPYTMGLLASMPRLDGSGHTSLQAIPGQPPNLQNLPKGCSFHPRCPYAQDRCKLDHPPLRKVGDNRLSACLLESFS